A genomic stretch from Photobacterium atrarenae includes:
- a CDS encoding YqcC family protein, protein MDRYRQCRDLLTALETALRQAGLWESEAPAPTALASTAPFAVDTLTGSQWLQWVFLPRMCALVSAQAPLPGPFAISPYLEEALKEHPGCEAVLAVTRQLDALFGASE, encoded by the coding sequence ATGGACAGATATCGTCAATGCCGGGATTTGCTGACGGCGCTTGAAACGGCCTTGCGTCAGGCCGGGTTATGGGAAAGCGAAGCGCCTGCACCGACAGCACTGGCCAGCACGGCCCCCTTTGCCGTCGATACCCTGACGGGCAGCCAGTGGCTGCAGTGGGTTTTTCTGCCGCGGATGTGTGCCTTGGTGAGCGCACAGGCGCCTTTGCCGGGCCCGTTTGCGATCTCCCCTTATCTCGAAGAAGCACTCAAAGAGCATCCCGGTTGTGAAGCCGTTCTGGCAGTCACCCGCCAGCTGGACGCGCTGTTTGGCGCCAGCGAATAA
- the truC gene encoding tRNA pseudouridine(65) synthase TruC yields MELEILYQDSDLVAVNKPAGMLVHRSWLDRHETQFVMQTLRDQIGQHVFPLHRLDRPTSGVLLFALSSEVAAQMMPKFAGRDIKKTYHAVVRGWIKEAAVLDYPLKEELDKIADKQAAQDKEAQEAVTAYAPLAHVQTDIAVGRYPTSRYTLVEMKPETGRKHQLRRHMHHLSHHIIGDVNHGDGRHNRSFRQNYDCHRLMLHASRLQLTHPVTGAALDIRAGTDAAWGRVMTAFHWPERLMHSGAGESCLRSEVHSDPVV; encoded by the coding sequence ATGGAATTAGAAATCCTGTATCAAGACTCAGACCTGGTTGCGGTCAACAAACCAGCCGGGATGCTCGTGCACCGTTCCTGGCTGGATCGGCACGAGACGCAATTTGTGATGCAAACCCTGCGCGATCAGATCGGCCAGCACGTGTTTCCGCTTCACCGGTTGGACCGCCCGACGTCCGGGGTGCTGCTGTTTGCCTTGTCGAGCGAAGTGGCGGCACAAATGATGCCCAAGTTCGCCGGACGCGACATCAAGAAAACCTATCATGCGGTGGTGCGGGGCTGGATTAAGGAAGCCGCTGTGCTGGATTATCCGCTCAAAGAGGAGCTGGATAAAATTGCCGATAAGCAGGCGGCTCAGGATAAGGAAGCCCAGGAAGCGGTGACGGCGTATGCGCCGCTGGCCCATGTCCAGACGGATATTGCTGTCGGGCGTTACCCGACCAGCCGGTATACCCTGGTTGAAATGAAGCCGGAAACCGGACGGAAGCATCAGCTACGCCGCCATATGCACCACCTCAGCCACCATATTATCGGTGATGTGAACCATGGCGATGGGCGGCATAACCGCAGCTTCCGCCAGAACTATGACTGCCACCGGTTGATGTTGCATGCTTCGCGGCTCCAGTTAACCCATCCGGTGACTGGGGCGGCGCTGGATATCCGGGCTGGTACCGATGCCGCCTGGGGGCGGGTGATGACTGCGTTTCACTGGCCGGAGCGCTTGATGCACAGCGGGGCCGGGGAGTCATGCCTGCGCTCGGAGGTTCATTCTGATCCGGTTGTTTAA
- a CDS encoding flavodoxin, with the protein MSNAELELMAKIGVFVGTVYGGAEEVAHEAVDLLIDKGHAAQMYLEPKLEDFLEYQHDVALVITSTTGQGEIPENLLPLFAALNDRFPLMPELRFGVIAMGDSSYGEERYCGAGRQFEVLLTELQAKPQVERLDVDACIHFDPMEVAMPWLEGLIEQLS; encoded by the coding sequence ATGAGTAACGCGGAGCTGGAGTTGATGGCAAAAATCGGTGTATTTGTAGGAACCGTATATGGCGGCGCGGAAGAGGTGGCCCATGAGGCGGTGGATCTGCTGATTGATAAGGGCCATGCCGCCCAGATGTACCTTGAGCCGAAACTGGAAGACTTTCTCGAATACCAGCATGATGTGGCTTTGGTGATCACCTCAACCACCGGGCAGGGCGAGATCCCGGAGAACCTGTTGCCGTTGTTCGCAGCGCTCAATGATCGCTTTCCGCTGATGCCGGAGTTGCGCTTCGGTGTGATCGCCATGGGGGATTCCAGCTATGGCGAAGAACGCTACTGTGGCGCCGGACGACAGTTCGAGGTCCTGTTGACGGAGTTGCAGGCCAAGCCGCAGGTTGAGCGGCTGGACGTCGATGCCTGTATCCACTTTGACCCGATGGAAGTGGCGATGCCCTGGCTTGAGGGTTTGATTGAACAACTCAGCTAG
- a CDS encoding DUF3461 family protein — translation MYPHLTSIGIENPKSIERYSLRQEATNDILKVYFAKQKGELFAKSVKFKFPRQRKSVVVNSGSREYKEITEINRNLTFIIDELDQITQRKHTEVDLKKKILKDLRHLEQVVTHKIAEIEADLDKLK, via the coding sequence ATGTATCCGCACCTCACCAGTATCGGTATTGAAAACCCTAAATCCATCGAACGCTACAGCCTGCGTCAGGAAGCGACCAACGATATTCTGAAGGTCTACTTTGCCAAGCAGAAAGGCGAGCTATTCGCCAAGAGCGTGAAATTCAAGTTTCCCCGCCAGCGTAAATCCGTCGTGGTGAACAGCGGCAGCCGCGAGTACAAGGAAATCACGGAAATTAACCGCAACCTGACGTTCATTATTGATGAGCTGGATCAGATCACCCAGCGCAAACACACCGAGGTCGACCTGAAGAAGAAGATTCTGAAAGACCTGCGTCATTTAGAGCAGGTGGTTACCCACAAAATTGCCGAGATTGAAGCGGATTTAGATAAGCTGAAGTGA